In Oenanthe melanoleuca isolate GR-GAL-2019-014 chromosome 19, OMel1.0, whole genome shotgun sequence, a genomic segment contains:
- the DERL2 gene encoding derlin-2, with translation MAYQTFRQEYLQVPPVTRAYTTACVLTTAAVQLELITPFQLYFNPELIFKHFQIWRLITNYLFFGPVGFNFLFNMIFLYRYCRMLEEGSFRGRTADFVFMFLFGGLLMTLFGLFVNLVFLGQAFTIMLVYVWSRRNPYVRMNFFGLLIFQAPFLPWVLMGFSLLLGNSIIVDLLGIAVGHIYFFLEDVFPNQPGGGRLLRTPSVLKAIFDTPEDDPNYNPLPEERPGGFAWGEGQRLGG, from the exons ATGGCGTACCAGACGTTCCGGCAGGAGTACCTGCAGGTGCCGCCCGTGACCCGGGCCTACACCACCGCCTGCGTCCTCACCACCGCCGCCGTG CAATTAGAACTTATCACGCCCTTCCAGCTGTATTTCAACCCTGAGTTAATATTTAAGCACTTTCAA ATATGGAGGTTAATCACAAACTACTTGTTCTTTGGACCAGTtggctttaattttttatttaatatgatCTTTTT ATACCGGTACTGCCGCATGCTCGAGGAAGGCTCTTTCCGGGGTCGGACGGCAGACTTTGTATTTATGTTCCTTTTTGGAGGACTTTTAATGACT CTTTTTGGGCTGTTTGTGAACTTGGTGTTCCTGGGGCAGGCTTTCACCATCATGCTGGTGTACGTGTGGAGCCGCAGGAATCCCTACGTCCGCATGAACTTCTTCGGTCTCCTCATCTTCCAAGCCCCCTTCCTCCCCTGGGTGTTGATGGGCTTTTCACTGCTCCTGGGGAACTCCATCATTGTGGATCTCCTGG GCATTGCTGTTGggcatatatattttttcttagagGATGTCTTTCCCAATCAGCCTGGTGGTGGGAGGCTCCTGAGAACACCATCTGTCCT GAAGGCAATATTTGACACGCCGGAGGATGACCCCAATTACAACCCCTTGCCCGAGGAGCGGCCGGGCGGGTTCGCGTGGGGAGAGGGGCAGCGCCTCGGGGGATAA
- the MIS12 gene encoding protein MIS12 homolog: MSVDPMAYEAQFFGFTPQTCVLRVYIAFQDYLFEMMLLVEGVMLKKLDSIPGCKISPPQLRKCTERFLLFMKEHFDKLFSMMEEVLLQLVLNIPKNVLLPEDRVQEQYPYSKEEFQALQDELQQLQQQCRAEAAAEQQLRAELEEQKAVKAELEKILQCFDGLENICREHGAGNFKESFALLTQSSKKLQGVLKDVKEKSRKMKLHDQLM, translated from the coding sequence ATGTCGGTGGATCCCATGGCCTACGAGGCGCAGTTCTTCGGGTTCACCCCCCAGACGTGCGTGTTGCGCGTCTACATCGCCTTCCAGGACTACCTGTTCGAAAtgatgctgctggtggagggCGTGATGCTGAAGAAGCTGGACAGCATTCCCGGCTGCAAAAtcagccctccccagctccGGAAATGCACCGAGAGATTCCTGCTCTTCATGAAGGAGCACTTCGATAAACTCTTCTCTATGATGGaagaagtgctgctgcagctggtgctgaaCATCCCGAAGAACGTGCTGCTGCCCGAGGACAGGGTGCAGGAGCAGTATCCCTACAGCAAGGAGGAGTTCCAGGCGCTGCAGGacgagctgcagcagctgcagcagcagtgcagggctgagGCGGCCGCCGAGCAGCAGCTGCGGGcggagctggaggagcagaaggcTGTCAAGGCCGAGCTGGAGAAGATTTTGCAGTGCTTTGATGGGCTTGAGAACATCTGCAGGGAGCACGGGGCCGGCAACTTCAAGGAAAGCTTTGCCCTCCTGACACAGAGCTCTAAGAAGCTACAGGGCGTGCTGAAAGATGTTaaggagaagagcagaaaaatgaagcTGCATGATCAGTTAATGTAA